In Leptidea sinapis chromosome 8, ilLepSina1.1, whole genome shotgun sequence, a single window of DNA contains:
- the LOC126965757 gene encoding anaphase-promoting complex subunit 15-like yields the protein MNIPFPVLFPRMVDPKWFNADSPCDEEAELTVLEHANEQWLNSVGRQFAKRAPVGKTDQEQIEEEAETDEEGNDDTDESDESHDEDEELRTSYSPARNNNELEPDSLDDIQDAPNLNASDQSGLWPSP from the exons ATGAATATACCGTTCCCTGTATTGTTTCCTCGAATGGTTGACCCTAAATGGTTTAACGCGGATAGTCCTTGCGACGAAGAAGCAGAATTGACTGTTTTAGAGCATGCAAATGAACAATGG CTGAATTCAGTTGGAAGACAATTTGCTAAAAGAGCTCCTGTTGGAAAAACAGATCAAGAACAAATAGAGGAAGAAGCAGAGACTGATGAAGAAG GAAACGATGATACAGATGAGTCAGATGAATCTCATGATGAAGATGAAGAGTTAAGGACTAGTTATTCTCCAGCTCGGAATAACAATGAACTGGAGCCAGACTCTCTGGACGATATCCAAGATGCGCCTAATTTAAATGCGTCTGATCAAAGTGGTTTATGGCCATCTCCATAG
- the LOC126965755 gene encoding nucleoside diphosphate kinase yields the protein MAEPRERTFIMVKPDGVQRGLVGTIIERFEKKGFKLVALKFVWPSEELLQKHYSDLSERPFFPGLVKYMSSGPVVPMVWEGLNVVKTGRQMLGATNPADSLPGTIRGDLCIQVGRNIIHGSDAVDSAKKEIALWFTEKELVGWTPAAENWVYE from the coding sequence ATGGCTGAACCACGTGAAAGAACCTTCATCATGGTGAAACCCGACGGCGTACAACGTGGGCTGGTTGGAACTATCATCGAACGATTTGAGAAGAAAGGATTTAAGTTAGTAGCACTCAAATTCGTATGGCCATCAGAAGAGCTTTTACAGAAGCACTACAGTGACCTTTCTGAGCGTCCATTTTTCCCGGGTCTAGTTAAATACATGAGTTCTGGTCCAGTCGTTCCTATGGTTTGGGAAGGCCTTAACGTCGTGAAAACCGGCCGTCAAATGCTTGGTGCCACAAACCCGGCTGATTCACTACCTGGTACTATCCGTGGAGATTTATGTATTCAGGTTGGTCGCAACATCATTCATGGTTCTGACGCTGTTGATTCGGCCAAGAAAGAGATTGCTCTGTGGTTTACGGAAAAGGAACTTGTCGGCTGGACTCCTGCTGCAGAAAACTGGGTTTACGAATAA
- the LOC126965714 gene encoding uncharacterized protein LOC126965714 isoform X2 — MDRDKFKRRDSNNDESYDEVDNIMSKFAREKTCTSAQQHQILSREKRRKTSEREVDDDDSEDEEDENQSYDPSDAEDQNNSLSRSTSRSHITSNISFSKSNENIGYWIYILVIILIAIIAYFTLPEYLINRSVEKTANLKNLQLNFFNEVESLAREYNVDSESMLQIRSGIRTIFENQDTGSFIFTYDGDSKKFDPRSFDNFMKDITSAVSRYLRNYSNDIKQVIFDTSEEISSLSDVDLMRKYRHVVDRVGVLLVKDIDKLPSSLAMAFHYYCDEYNPLVKKSAIFFTINAAQCSIPPSQKPNHSYIERCLKKRWTSIESDKIGPLLTRVVNVIVDVRNS; from the exons ATGGATCGCGATAAGTTTAAACGCAGAGACAGCAATAATGATGAGTCTTACGATGAGGTTGATAATATCATGAG TAAATTTGCACGAGAAAAAACATGTACGTCAGCACAACAACATCAAATATTATCAAGAGAAAAAAGGAGAAAAACAAGCGAAAGAGAAGTAGATGATGATGACAGTGAAGATGAAGAAGATGAAAATCA ATCTTATGATCCTAGTGACGCTGAAGACCAAAACAACTCACTGAGCCGATCAACAAGCCGGAGTCATATAACATCTAACATAagtttttcaaaatcaaatgaaaatataggatATTGGATATATATCTTAGTTATTATATTGATAGCTATAATAGCATATTTCACGTTGCCCGAATACCTAATCAATAGATCAGTTGAGAAGAcggcaaatttaaaaaatcttcagttaaattttttcaatgAAGTTGAATCGTTGGCCCGAGAATATAATGTTGATAGCGAATCAATGTTGCAGATACGTAGTG gTATTCGtacaatatttgaaaatcaGGACACAGGATCATTTATATTCACATATGATGGAGATTCAAAGAAATTTGATCCAAGATCATTCGATAATTTTATGAAGGATATCACGTCGGCTGTCTCGAGATACTTAC GTAACTACAGTAATGACATTAAGCAGGTTATATTTGACACCTCCGAAGAAATCTCATCGCTATCAGATGTTGATTTGATGAGGAAATACCGGCACGTCGTGGATCGCGTCGGAGTTCTGCTCGTCAAAGATATTGACAAACTCCCATCTAGTCTTGCGATggcatttcattattattgcgACGAATACAATCCCCTTGTCAAGAAGAGCGCCATTTTCTTTACGATCAACGCCGCACAATGCTCAATTCCGCCAT CTCAAAAGCCAAACCATAGCTACATCGAGAGATGTTTAAAAAAGAGATGGACTAGTATCGAAAGTGACAAAATTGGACCGCTGCTGACAAGAGTTGTCAATGTCATTGTTGATGTACGGAATTCATAG
- the LOC126965714 gene encoding uncharacterized protein LOC126965714 isoform X1 — MESPKFPSKRPSIHPIKNVVNMDRDKFKRRDSNNDESYDEVDNIMSKFAREKTCTSAQQHQILSREKRRKTSEREVDDDDSEDEEDENQSYDPSDAEDQNNSLSRSTSRSHITSNISFSKSNENIGYWIYILVIILIAIIAYFTLPEYLINRSVEKTANLKNLQLNFFNEVESLAREYNVDSESMLQIRSGIRTIFENQDTGSFIFTYDGDSKKFDPRSFDNFMKDITSAVSRYLRNYSNDIKQVIFDTSEEISSLSDVDLMRKYRHVVDRVGVLLVKDIDKLPSSLAMAFHYYCDEYNPLVKKSAIFFTINAAQCSIPPSQKPNHSYIERCLKKRWTSIESDKIGPLLTRVVNVIVDVRNS, encoded by the exons atg GAATCACCAAAATTTCCATCAAAAAGGCCAAGTATTCATCCGATAAAAAATGTTGTGAATATGGATCGCGATAAGTTTAAACGCAGAGACAGCAATAATGATGAGTCTTACGATGAGGTTGATAATATCATGAG TAAATTTGCACGAGAAAAAACATGTACGTCAGCACAACAACATCAAATATTATCAAGAGAAAAAAGGAGAAAAACAAGCGAAAGAGAAGTAGATGATGATGACAGTGAAGATGAAGAAGATGAAAATCA ATCTTATGATCCTAGTGACGCTGAAGACCAAAACAACTCACTGAGCCGATCAACAAGCCGGAGTCATATAACATCTAACATAagtttttcaaaatcaaatgaaaatataggatATTGGATATATATCTTAGTTATTATATTGATAGCTATAATAGCATATTTCACGTTGCCCGAATACCTAATCAATAGATCAGTTGAGAAGAcggcaaatttaaaaaatcttcagttaaattttttcaatgAAGTTGAATCGTTGGCCCGAGAATATAATGTTGATAGCGAATCAATGTTGCAGATACGTAGTG gTATTCGtacaatatttgaaaatcaGGACACAGGATCATTTATATTCACATATGATGGAGATTCAAAGAAATTTGATCCAAGATCATTCGATAATTTTATGAAGGATATCACGTCGGCTGTCTCGAGATACTTAC GTAACTACAGTAATGACATTAAGCAGGTTATATTTGACACCTCCGAAGAAATCTCATCGCTATCAGATGTTGATTTGATGAGGAAATACCGGCACGTCGTGGATCGCGTCGGAGTTCTGCTCGTCAAAGATATTGACAAACTCCCATCTAGTCTTGCGATggcatttcattattattgcgACGAATACAATCCCCTTGTCAAGAAGAGCGCCATTTTCTTTACGATCAACGCCGCACAATGCTCAATTCCGCCAT CTCAAAAGCCAAACCATAGCTACATCGAGAGATGTTTAAAAAAGAGATGGACTAGTATCGAAAGTGACAAAATTGGACCGCTGCTGACAAGAGTTGTCAATGTCATTGTTGATGTACGGAATTCATAG
- the LOC126965712 gene encoding uncharacterized protein LOC126965712, which yields MFVSLKITCSLSLIMLMLSLTKTQRPINNKYSLIMDTGGSERDLAEMISGKSYVPYVYENQLPRGTIVTSNDNDVTYLLSKLSDEELLRLLNEQPAKTEYDLNDIAKVAVGLNVKKHKNNKKPRLNKLDEPLKDGPGQMGFFRLENKRVVHDDSVTDANYLALQKLQSLLYARPQLDVDDLDEKRKELLFDVLVNQLKLLCCKKPGSIKTPNTGFQKLKGMTDMNQDGLNTKIQSENLKPQEFMFLVINEEIRSNVSEEIILVDPDTLQQNSSILLLGPITTPLTNSQLKVIMRRLENELTKPEYTSLLQELSDGVLSAKNHKLIKSFIHGPHTRRYIKPHRCNHQSKLARVYGGPKWLICTGYINLNTPSLYD from the exons atgtttgtttctttaaaaataacgtGTAGTTTAAGTTTAATTATGTTAATGCTCTCG ctCACTAAAACACAAAGGccaatcaataataaatattcactAATTATGGATACTGGTGGATCTGAAAGGGATTTAGCCGAAATGATTTCGGGAAAAAGCTATGTCCCATATGTATATGAAAACCAATTACCGAGAGGGACAATTGTAACAAGTAACG ATAACGATGTCACATATTTACTATCTAAACTTTCTGATGAAGAACTATTAAGGCTGTTGAATGAACAACCAGCTAAAACAGAATACGATCTTAATGATATTGCAAAGGTTGCTGTTGGgttgaatgtaaaaaaacacaaaaataataaaaaaccacgTCTTAATAAGTTGGATGAACCTTTAAAAGATGGTCCAGGGCAGATGGGATTCTTTAGATTAGAAAATAAAAGGGTTGTTCATGATGATTCTGTTACAGATGCGAATTATTTAGCACTGCAAAAgttacaaagtttactgtacgCTCGTCCACAACTTGATGTTGACGATCTTGACGAGAAGAGAAAAGAATTACTATTTGACGTTCTTGTCAACCAACTCAAATTATTATGTTGTAAAAAGCCTGGATCAATAAAAACACCTAATaccggatttcaaaaattaaaaggTATGACCGATATGAATCAGGACGGTTTGAACACAAAAATACAGTCGGAAAATCTAAAACCTCAAGAGTTTATGTTTTTGGTTATAAACGAAGAAATCAGAAGTAACGTTAGTGAAGAAATAATTCTTGTCGACCCTGATACTCTACAACAAAACAGCAGCATTCTTTTATTAGGTCCAATCACTACTCCACTAACGAACAGTCAACTTAAAGTCATT atGAGGCGTTTAGAAAATGAACTAACGAAACCAGAATATACTTCACTGCTACAAGAACTTTCTGATGGCGTCTTGAGTGCAAAAAATCACAAActtataaaaagttttattcaTGGACCACATACTCGAAGATACATCAAACCCCACCGATGCAATCACCAATCAAAACTTGCTAGGGTATATGGTGGTCCAAAGTGGTTAATTTGTACAGGGTATATTAACTTAAACACACCTAGTTTGTATGATTAA